The following proteins are co-located in the Planctomycetia bacterium genome:
- a CDS encoding pyridoxine 5'-phosphate synthase, with the protein MLRLGVNIDHVATIRQARRGREPDPVWAAVQAQLGGADGITIHLREDRRHIQDDDVLRLRHAVPGRLNLEMACSPEIVAIACKAKPDYATLVPEKRQELTTEGGLDVVANVKAVTEAIKALQGAGIAVSLFIDADPRQVTISKELGVEAVEFHTGQYADAVNAAAVAEEIARLKAACIQANEAKLHVHLGHGLNYLNVQAIAALPHAEELNIGHSIVARAVMVGMERAVREMKELMRGL; encoded by the coding sequence ATGCTCCGTCTAGGCGTCAATATTGATCACGTTGCAACCATTCGTCAGGCAAGGCGAGGTCGGGAGCCTGACCCCGTGTGGGCTGCAGTGCAGGCCCAGCTTGGCGGGGCGGATGGGATTACGATCCATCTACGGGAAGATCGCAGACACATTCAGGATGACGATGTGCTGCGACTGCGGCATGCGGTGCCTGGGCGACTCAACCTGGAGATGGCATGCTCGCCGGAGATTGTGGCGATTGCCTGCAAGGCGAAACCCGACTATGCGACATTGGTGCCGGAAAAACGGCAAGAACTGACAACCGAAGGCGGTCTGGATGTCGTGGCAAACGTGAAGGCTGTGACTGAAGCAATCAAAGCGCTGCAGGGGGCAGGAATCGCCGTTTCACTGTTCATCGATGCTGATCCACGCCAGGTGACAATCAGCAAGGAACTAGGTGTGGAAGCAGTGGAGTTTCACACAGGCCAATATGCAGATGCGGTGAACGCAGCAGCGGTAGCGGAGGAGATAGCCCGACTGAAGGCAGCCTGTATCCAGGCTAATGAAGCCAAACTGCATGTGCATCTGGGGCATGGACTGAATTATCTGAACGTGCAAGCGATAGCTGCCTTGCCTCATGCAGAAGAACTCAACATTGGCCATAGCATAGTGGCAAGAGCGGTGATGGTGGGCATGGAACGGGCGGTGCGGGAGATGAAGGAACTGATGCGAGGTTTGTAG
- a CDS encoding SIS domain-containing protein gives MLGVTLNARAFMERSAQELLRIDPAQMQKLADLIFQRYEAGRFVFIIGNGGSGSNASHLCEDLGKCTLRREDFDNDNKRRLKVLSLTDNTPYILAWGNDEGFDRVFSEQLKNLGTKGDLLVAISGSGNSPNILRAVEWANNHGIETVGCTGFGGGKLKTLANHNLHVPLDDMGIVESIHLTCFHWIIDDLHRRINNI, from the coding sequence ATGCTCGGTGTAACACTTAATGCTAGAGCTTTCATGGAACGCAGTGCTCAGGAACTGCTCAGGATTGATCCTGCCCAGATGCAGAAACTGGCAGATCTGATCTTTCAGCGGTACGAAGCAGGCAGGTTTGTTTTCATCATTGGAAATGGTGGTTCAGGCTCAAATGCTTCGCACCTTTGTGAAGACCTGGGAAAATGCACACTCCGCCGGGAAGATTTTGACAACGATAACAAGAGACGCCTGAAGGTGCTCAGCCTGACTGATAATACCCCATACATTCTTGCCTGGGGCAACGACGAGGGATTTGACAGAGTCTTTTCTGAACAACTGAAAAATCTTGGAACCAAGGGTGATTTACTCGTAGCCATCAGTGGTTCGGGGAACAGCCCCAATATTTTGCGGGCAGTTGAATGGGCCAATAACCACGGCATCGAAACCGTGGGATGCACTGGCTTTGGCGGAGGCAAACTGAAAACCCTGGCCAATCATAACCTGCATGTCCCACTCGATGACATGGGAATTGTCGAATCCATCCATCTGACTTGTTTCCATTGGATCATCGATGACCTGCATAGACGGATTAATAATATCTAA
- a CDS encoding glycosyltransferase, with amino-acid sequence MNSYPAISVVIPVYQSEKSLPPLIEQLETALKALSLPDFEVIMVNDASRDNSWKVIQTLSVEKPWIRGICLMRNYGQHNAVLCGIRAARFPVVVTIDDDLQHPPGEIVKLMNALNDETDVVYGTPEKEQHGLWRDLASVVTKMALQSAMGTTIARKVSAFRLFRTKLRDAFATYSSPYVSVDVLLTWGSTRFTSVKVRHDPRTIGKSNYTFSKLARHAMNMITGFSAVPLRLATFIGFGFALFGGLLLVYLLINYFVTGGGVQGFTFLASVISLFSGVQLFALGIMGEYLARMHFRMMDRPSYTVRVVTGDTT; translated from the coding sequence ATGAATTCATATCCGGCCATCTCTGTTGTTATTCCAGTTTACCAGAGTGAGAAAAGCCTGCCTCCGTTAATTGAACAGTTGGAAACAGCGCTGAAAGCATTGTCTTTACCTGATTTCGAAGTCATCATGGTGAACGATGCCAGTCGAGACAATAGCTGGAAGGTCATCCAGACTTTATCAGTAGAGAAACCCTGGATACGTGGCATCTGTCTGATGCGCAATTACGGTCAGCATAATGCCGTTTTATGTGGTATACGAGCAGCACGCTTTCCCGTGGTTGTTACGATAGATGACGACCTGCAGCATCCGCCCGGTGAGATCGTCAAACTAATGAACGCACTGAATGATGAAACTGATGTTGTGTATGGTACACCTGAGAAGGAACAGCATGGCCTATGGCGAGACCTGGCTTCAGTAGTCACCAAGATGGCCCTGCAAAGCGCCATGGGAACCACGATTGCCCGCAAGGTTTCAGCATTTCGCCTGTTTCGCACCAAGTTGCGTGATGCCTTTGCCACTTATTCCAGTCCATATGTTTCCGTTGATGTACTCCTCACCTGGGGCAGCACACGTTTTACCTCAGTCAAAGTGAGACATGACCCGCGTACAATCGGAAAATCGAACTACACTTTCTCAAAGCTTGCACGGCATGCGATGAACATGATTACCGGCTTTAGTGCCGTACCTCTGCGATTGGCGACCTTCATTGGATTTGGATTTGCCTTGTTTGGCGGATTGTTGCTTGTTTATCTGCTGATCAATTATTTTGTAACAGGTGGAGGCGTTCAGGGATTCACCTTCCTTGCCTCAGTTATTTCACTATTCTCAGGGGTTCAGCTCTTTGCCCTGGGCATCATGGGTGAATACCTGGCACGTATGCACTTCCGCATGATGGATCGACCTTCCTATACTGTCCGCGTCGTGACAGGAGATACGACATGA
- a CDS encoding exo-alpha-sialidase has translation MLLCVLLAGLTLDETELSKQPGVLVREFIYEKAPFPECHASTIVETPQGIVAAWFGGTEEKHRDVGIWISRLENGKWTAPVEVADGVINSTKRFPTWNPVLHQVKGGDLLLFYKVGPIPASWWGEVKRSKDHGKTWSSAEKLPDNIIGPIKNKAITLDDGTILSGCSTENQGWRLHFERSTDQGKTWTSTGPIHDGKDVGAIQPTLLLHPQGRIQALNRTRGKGKIYETWSGDGGKTWSKLTPTSLPHSNSGIDGVTLTDGRQLLVYNHVDIAGVVSRARTPLNVAISDDGKNWKAAAILENDKGEYSYPAVIQSSDGKIHIVYTWKRKKIRHVVLDPAQLEIKNLWK, from the coding sequence ATGTTACTTTGTGTATTGCTTGCCGGTTTGACATTGGATGAAACAGAGCTGAGCAAACAGCCCGGTGTACTGGTGCGTGAATTCATTTACGAGAAAGCGCCGTTTCCAGAGTGTCATGCCTCTACCATTGTTGAAACACCCCAGGGAATAGTTGCAGCCTGGTTTGGAGGAACCGAAGAAAAGCACCGTGATGTCGGCATATGGATTTCACGTCTGGAGAATGGAAAATGGACAGCACCCGTAGAAGTCGCCGACGGTGTTATCAATTCCACGAAGCGGTTCCCAACATGGAATCCGGTACTGCATCAAGTCAAGGGTGGAGATTTACTGCTCTTCTACAAAGTTGGCCCTATTCCTGCTTCCTGGTGGGGCGAAGTCAAACGATCCAAAGATCATGGCAAGACATGGTCGTCAGCAGAGAAATTACCTGACAACATCATTGGCCCCATCAAGAACAAGGCAATCACCCTAGACGATGGCACCATTCTCTCAGGCTGCAGCACCGAGAACCAGGGCTGGCGACTGCACTTTGAGCGCAGCACTGATCAGGGGAAAACCTGGACCAGCACAGGTCCCATTCATGACGGCAAGGACGTCGGAGCCATTCAGCCAACTTTGTTACTGCATCCGCAGGGTCGCATACAGGCACTGAATCGTACTCGGGGCAAAGGCAAGATCTACGAAACATGGTCAGGTGATGGAGGCAAAACCTGGTCCAAACTGACACCAACGTCATTACCCCATTCCAATTCCGGTATTGATGGAGTGACTTTGACAGATGGCAGACAGCTATTGGTCTACAACCATGTCGATATTGCTGGAGTTGTTTCCCGAGCACGAACACCACTGAATGTCGCCATCTCCGATGATGGCAAAAACTGGAAAGCCGCAGCCATTCTGGAGAATGATAAAGGGGAATATTCATACCCTGCAGTCATACAGTCCAGTGACGGAAAAATTCACATTGTTTACACCTGGAAGCGGAAGAAAATACGGCATGTCGTACTTGATCCAGCCCAATTGGAAATAAAGAATTTGTGGAAATAA
- the nusB gene encoding transcription antitermination factor NusB: protein MSRRSRAREIALQALYQRDQNKSMSQEDAISFLARRLAEPELLELGKSLFLGVTQHVTAIDQRLAEVADNWSVERMAVVDRNVLRLGIYELYHGPELPFKIVLDEAIELAKRYGSEESPSFVNGILDKVANEKKQTENADESTAAEPPTEPVPTLS from the coding sequence ATGTCCCGCCGTAGCCGTGCCCGTGAAATCGCTCTGCAAGCCCTGTATCAACGTGACCAGAATAAATCCATGTCACAGGAAGATGCCATCAGCTTCCTGGCCCGTCGATTAGCAGAACCTGAACTCCTGGAATTGGGTAAATCACTGTTTCTGGGAGTTACCCAACATGTAACGGCCATTGATCAACGGCTGGCAGAAGTCGCTGACAACTGGTCAGTTGAGCGTATGGCTGTGGTGGATCGAAATGTCTTAAGACTGGGAATCTATGAACTTTATCATGGCCCAGAATTGCCTTTCAAGATAGTTCTGGATGAAGCCATCGAACTGGCCAAACGCTATGGTTCCGAAGAATCGCCTTCTTTTGTAAATGGCATCCTTGATAAGGTCGCCAATGAAAAGAAACAAACTGAAAATGCAGATGAATCCACAGCTGCTGAGCCTCCCACTGAACCTGTTCCAACCCTATCATAA
- the ftsY gene encoding signal recognition particle-docking protein FtsY, with amino-acid sequence MGFFDKIKKALTKTRQAFSGVAGLFGLRGRVDKQFLSQLEEKLYLADVGTATPLIVERVKQAFLDKEVGKDVQDFVKRELVSIIAANDTALIKKTTPPTVVMVSGINGSGKTTSIAKLANLLQKQGNKVIVAACDTFRAAAVEQLTIWSQRLGCEIIKAGQNADPASVAHDAVAAAIARKADYLIIDTAGRLHTQAHLMKELEKIWRIVGRQIPDAPHESILVLDATTGQNAVIQAQEFLKTVNCTGIILTKLDGTAKGGSIIAIRQKLNLPVKFIGVGEGIDDMEAFDAQSYVDGLFEDV; translated from the coding sequence ATGGGTTTTTTCGACAAAATTAAGAAAGCACTGACCAAGACACGGCAGGCATTCTCTGGTGTAGCTGGCCTGTTCGGCTTGCGTGGCCGTGTTGACAAGCAATTTCTTTCACAACTCGAAGAAAAACTCTACCTCGCCGATGTAGGTACTGCAACGCCTTTGATCGTTGAACGAGTCAAGCAGGCATTTCTTGACAAGGAAGTCGGCAAGGATGTTCAGGACTTTGTCAAAAGAGAACTCGTCAGCATCATTGCTGCCAATGACACTGCATTAATCAAGAAAACAACTCCTCCTACCGTAGTCATGGTTTCCGGAATTAATGGTTCAGGAAAGACAACCTCCATCGCCAAGTTAGCCAACCTGCTGCAAAAGCAAGGCAACAAGGTTATCGTCGCTGCCTGTGATACCTTTCGCGCTGCAGCAGTGGAACAACTCACAATTTGGAGCCAGCGGCTGGGCTGTGAAATCATCAAGGCTGGTCAGAATGCTGACCCTGCTTCAGTGGCCCATGACGCTGTTGCTGCAGCTATTGCCCGTAAAGCTGACTACCTGATTATCGATACCGCAGGCCGACTGCACACGCAGGCCCATCTGATGAAGGAACTGGAGAAAATCTGGCGTATCGTCGGTAGGCAAATTCCCGATGCCCCGCACGAAAGCATCCTGGTGCTCGACGCCACCACCGGTCAAAATGCTGTGATCCAGGCTCAGGAGTTCCTCAAGACCGTCAATTGCACCGGCATCATCCTCACCAAGCTCGATGGCACCGCCAAGGGTGGCAGCATCATCGCCATTCGCCAGAAATTAAACCTTCCCGTCAAGTTCATCGGAGTTGGCGAAGGCATTGATGATATGGAAGCGTTTGATGCACAGAGCTATGTGGATGGATTGTTTGAAGATGTGTGA
- a CDS encoding M1 family metallopeptidase translates to MLPLLFLLSLQSTNPDPHSFANSHQIRTEHLDLRLNVDFDKKQLTGYVTHRLKTMPGQSPTELVLDTRQLTINRCEISDNDKDYKPTTHQLDKEDRIFGSALHIKITPATKYVRIHYATSAAASGLQWLTPAQTAYKQHPFLFSQSQAIHARSWIPVQDSPAVRFTYTGLVDVPFPLQPVMSATRHEAKPRSFSFTMEQPIPAYLLALAVGDIKFQRIGKRTGIWAEPSVVAKAAKEFEDMELMLEAVESMYGPYRWGRYDVLILPPSFPFGGMENPRMTFATPTVLAGDKSLVSLIAHEMAHSWSGNLVTNATWRDFWLNEGFTVYLERRILEKVYGSSRAIMETQIGRNVLEKSIKSMKPRDQILHIDLNGLDPDENVTDIPYEKGFLFLLHLEKLIGRERFDAFLKGWFASHAFQSVTTDVFVAYLKKELLDKDAALAKAFPLDGWINKPGLPAGIPATVSPALSHVEKLAQAFKSNWLEAHALPGKQWSTQEWLYFLRSLPETIPANKLKELDDTHHLTQTGNNEILCQWLEIAIRANYEPAYPRVESFLITVGRRIYVKPLYEALIKTPQGKERAKAIYAKARPGYHSITANSIDELLK, encoded by the coding sequence ATGCTCCCGTTGCTTTTCTTGCTCTCTCTGCAGTCCACTAATCCCGATCCCCACTCATTTGCCAACTCCCACCAGATCCGCACCGAACACCTCGACCTGCGTCTCAATGTCGATTTCGACAAGAAACAACTCACCGGCTACGTCACCCATCGCCTGAAGACGATGCCTGGCCAATCGCCGACGGAACTTGTTCTCGATACCCGTCAGCTCACCATCAACCGCTGTGAAATCAGCGACAATGACAAAGACTATAAGCCCACTACGCACCAACTAGACAAAGAAGACCGCATCTTCGGCTCCGCCCTGCACATCAAGATTACCCCTGCGACGAAGTATGTGCGCATCCATTACGCCACCAGCGCCGCTGCGAGCGGTCTGCAATGGCTGACACCCGCCCAGACCGCTTACAAACAACACCCGTTCCTCTTCTCGCAGTCGCAGGCTATCCACGCCCGTAGTTGGATTCCAGTGCAGGATTCTCCCGCAGTCCGCTTCACTTATACAGGTCTTGTGGATGTGCCATTCCCGTTACAGCCCGTCATGAGCGCCACCCGCCATGAAGCCAAGCCACGCTCGTTCAGCTTCACCATGGAACAGCCCATCCCCGCTTACCTGCTCGCCCTCGCCGTCGGCGACATCAAGTTTCAGCGTATTGGCAAACGCACAGGCATCTGGGCTGAACCCTCTGTCGTTGCCAAGGCTGCCAAAGAGTTTGAAGACATGGAACTCATGCTGGAAGCAGTGGAGTCGATGTATGGCCCCTATCGATGGGGAAGATATGACGTATTGATCCTGCCTCCCAGCTTTCCGTTTGGCGGCATGGAAAACCCGCGCATGACCTTCGCCACACCCACCGTGCTGGCCGGTGACAAGAGCCTGGTCTCGCTCATCGCCCATGAGATGGCCCATTCCTGGTCGGGCAACCTCGTCACCAACGCCACCTGGCGCGACTTCTGGCTCAACGAAGGGTTCACCGTCTACCTCGAACGCCGCATCCTCGAAAAAGTTTATGGCTCAAGCCGAGCGATCATGGAAACGCAAATTGGCCGCAATGTACTAGAGAAGTCTATCAAATCGATGAAACCCCGCGATCAGATTCTGCATATTGATCTTAATGGTCTCGATCCTGATGAGAACGTCACTGATATTCCCTACGAGAAAGGCTTTCTGTTTCTGTTGCATCTGGAGAAACTCATCGGCCGTGAACGCTTTGATGCCTTCCTGAAAGGCTGGTTCGCCAGTCATGCTTTTCAGAGCGTGACCACCGATGTCTTCGTTGCCTACCTCAAGAAAGAACTGCTCGACAAAGATGCAGCACTGGCCAAAGCGTTTCCACTGGATGGATGGATCAACAAACCCGGATTGCCCGCCGGGATTCCTGCTACTGTATCACCTGCTCTCAGTCATGTTGAGAAACTTGCCCAAGCATTTAAATCGAATTGGCTTGAAGCTCATGCTTTACCAGGCAAACAATGGTCAACCCAGGAATGGCTCTACTTTCTCCGATCTCTTCCGGAAACAATTCCAGCCAACAAACTGAAGGAACTCGACGATACCCATCACCTCACCCAGACCGGCAACAACGAAATCCTCTGCCAGTGGCTCGAAATAGCCATCCGGGCCAACTACGAACCAGCCTACCCCCGCGTTGAATCGTTCCTCATCACCGTCGGCCGTCGCATTTATGTTAAACCTCTCTACGAAGCGCTGATCAAGACGCCCCAAGGCAAAGAACGAGCGAAAGCCATATACGCCAAAGCAAGACCGGGGTATCATTCGATAACTGCGAACAGCATTGATGAGTTGTTGAAATAG
- a CDS encoding ATP-grasp domain-containing protein → MTAPVNILLLGLGGNVSQGILKALRKSQLPLRIIGGCVRAEAAGLYFCDHALVTPYATDPHFINWLITTCNQFQIHGILTGVEEILIAMALHQKALQQNTTARVISSSYERLEICHDKLKTAHWLKANGLNYPKSVDAGNEADVLNLLNDLGLPLFAKPKVGKGAKGAMRIDSIEQLNSLRGNAEYVIQEFLPEQQNEITAASFSDIDGEVRGIILFKRDLQNGTTVCAQVTHSPIVEQEVMRISQRLKPSGPCNMQLRMHRGKPVCFEINLRYSGTAPIRAELGFNDVEAGIRHYILGEPAYDLAKIRNGFALRFWNEVYLDEQSYTRFQSKGSFENPAQSIQQFEQFGRKQ, encoded by the coding sequence ATGACAGCCCCAGTGAATATCCTGCTCTTGGGATTGGGTGGAAACGTCAGTCAGGGAATCTTAAAAGCGTTAAGGAAATCACAACTGCCTTTGAGGATCATTGGCGGTTGCGTACGTGCTGAAGCAGCAGGGCTCTACTTCTGTGATCATGCTCTCGTCACGCCTTATGCCACCGATCCGCATTTCATCAATTGGTTGATAACCACCTGTAATCAGTTTCAGATACACGGCATATTGACCGGTGTAGAAGAAATTCTGATTGCCATGGCACTGCACCAGAAAGCCTTGCAGCAGAATACCACTGCCAGGGTCATTTCTTCGTCGTATGAACGGCTCGAAATCTGTCATGACAAGCTGAAAACAGCCCATTGGCTGAAAGCTAACGGATTGAATTATCCGAAATCAGTAGATGCCGGTAACGAGGCGGACGTTTTGAATCTTCTTAATGATCTGGGACTGCCCTTATTCGCCAAGCCAAAAGTGGGTAAAGGTGCGAAAGGCGCCATGCGGATTGATAGCATCGAACAACTCAACAGTTTGCGTGGCAATGCAGAATATGTCATCCAGGAATTTCTACCTGAACAACAAAACGAAATTACCGCTGCCAGCTTTTCTGACATAGATGGCGAGGTTCGTGGCATCATCCTTTTCAAGCGAGATTTACAGAATGGCACGACGGTGTGCGCACAGGTCACACACTCGCCGATTGTTGAACAGGAAGTGATGCGAATCAGTCAGCGATTAAAGCCGAGTGGTCCATGCAACATGCAATTGCGAATGCATCGGGGTAAACCAGTATGTTTCGAGATTAATTTACGTTATTCGGGTACAGCACCCATCCGAGCCGAGCTGGGCTTTAATGATGTAGAAGCAGGAATACGTCACTATATTCTTGGCGAACCTGCGTACGATCTGGCAAAGATTCGGAACGGATTTGCATTGCGGTTCTGGAATGAAGTGTATCTCGACGAACAATCGTACACCCGTTTTCAGTCGAAGGGAAGCTTTGAGAATCCTGCTCAGAGCATTCAGCAATTCGAACAGTTCGGGAGAAAGCAGTGA
- a CDS encoding PadR family transcriptional regulator: MDTELLKGTLSLLILSLLSRKAMYGYEIAATVHRDTDGAFQWREGSLYPSLHKLEQTGLITGEWEEKETGRKRRYYHITKSGRAALKEKEQSWQELGKAVNSILEKSHE; the protein is encoded by the coding sequence ATGGATACGGAACTACTTAAAGGCACATTGTCGCTGCTCATCCTCTCGCTTTTAAGCAGGAAGGCGATGTATGGCTATGAGATTGCTGCGACCGTGCATCGTGATACCGATGGCGCTTTTCAATGGCGAGAGGGATCGCTTTATCCAAGCCTGCACAAATTGGAACAGACAGGGTTGATCACTGGAGAGTGGGAAGAGAAGGAAACGGGTCGCAAGCGGAGATATTATCACATCACGAAATCAGGGCGGGCTGCTTTGAAGGAGAAGGAGCAGTCGTGGCAGGAATTGGGCAAGGCGGTTAACAGCATCCTGGAGAAATCCCATGAATAA
- the thpR gene encoding RNA 2',3'-cyclic phosphodiesterase: protein MARLFTGIALPPAVVQKLQALQPSPMPGIRLVKAEQMHLTLHFIGEGEVEVYRQGLEKLRSPHFSITIEALGKFANRKETILWAGVRESTELQSLHREMEAVLVMVGYQPEMRPYHPHLTLARCDGRVPGEVVEAFLTQPFEPDEFRVNEVVLFSSVLSSQGPTYHQEFVIQLR from the coding sequence ATGGCACGACTATTCACCGGTATTGCTCTTCCTCCTGCAGTTGTTCAGAAACTGCAGGCGCTGCAGCCTTCACCAATGCCGGGGATAAGGTTAGTGAAGGCGGAACAGATGCATTTGACACTGCACTTTATCGGCGAAGGAGAAGTGGAGGTGTATCGGCAGGGGCTGGAAAAATTACGGTCGCCACATTTCTCGATAACCATCGAAGCGTTGGGGAAGTTTGCCAATCGCAAAGAGACGATTTTGTGGGCAGGGGTGCGCGAGTCGACAGAGTTGCAGTCATTACATCGGGAAATGGAGGCAGTGCTTGTGATGGTGGGGTATCAGCCCGAAATGCGGCCATATCATCCGCATCTGACGCTGGCCCGGTGTGATGGCCGTGTGCCTGGCGAAGTTGTGGAAGCATTTCTAACACAACCCTTCGAGCCTGATGAGTTCAGGGTAAACGAGGTAGTGTTGTTCAGTAGCGTGTTGAGTTCCCAAGGCCCTACATATCATCAAGAATTTGTGATTCAGCTCCGTTAA
- a CDS encoding GDP-mannose 4,6-dehydratase, translated as MDARPVAFITGIAGQDGSYLAELLLRKGYAVHGLLRRNSDPFPIRLNHLYGKLQLWPGDLCDLSSLTQLLYRIQPREIYHLAAQSIVSQSWNQPLLTADITALGTLRILEAMRQAVPSARFYQSSSSEQFGSVNSSPQNETTPFQPRNMYGVSKVFAHQTTVNYREHYGLFACCGIMFNHESPRRGKEFVTRRISQGVADIASGKSDVLTLGSMDARRDWGFAGDYVDAMWRMLQQDSAEDYVIGTGVTHTVEQLVETAFNHIGLYYQDWVKVDPDLVRPAEVNELRADASKARDKLGWESSLSFSDLIGMMVEEDLRVIQRTSPTILSLPTRRLAKTA; from the coding sequence ATGGACGCCCGCCCTGTTGCTTTCATTACCGGCATTGCCGGCCAGGATGGTTCATATCTGGCAGAATTGCTGCTGCGCAAAGGCTATGCAGTACATGGACTGCTTCGTCGTAACAGCGATCCGTTCCCGATTCGCCTCAATCATCTCTATGGAAAGTTGCAACTGTGGCCTGGCGACTTATGTGATCTTTCTAGTCTTACCCAGCTTCTCTATCGCATTCAGCCTCGAGAGATTTATCACCTTGCTGCTCAAAGCATTGTTTCACAGAGCTGGAATCAACCCTTACTGACAGCGGACATTACTGCCCTGGGAACGCTGCGAATACTGGAAGCCATGCGGCAGGCTGTGCCCAGTGCACGTTTTTATCAATCATCTTCGAGTGAACAGTTTGGTTCAGTTAACTCCAGTCCGCAAAATGAAACCACTCCATTTCAGCCACGAAATATGTATGGTGTTTCGAAGGTCTTTGCTCATCAGACAACCGTTAATTACCGAGAACATTATGGCCTGTTTGCCTGTTGTGGCATCATGTTCAATCACGAATCTCCACGAAGAGGAAAAGAGTTTGTCACTCGCCGTATTAGTCAGGGTGTTGCTGACATTGCATCGGGCAAGAGTGATGTGCTGACGCTAGGAAGCATGGATGCCCGCCGCGACTGGGGATTTGCAGGCGACTATGTGGATGCCATGTGGCGTATGCTGCAACAGGATTCCGCGGAAGATTATGTCATTGGCACGGGTGTCACTCATACTGTTGAACAACTGGTTGAAACCGCCTTTAACCATATTGGCCTTTATTATCAGGACTGGGTTAAAGTAGATCCTGATCTCGTACGCCCTGCCGAAGTAAATGAATTGCGAGCAGACGCCAGTAAGGCACGAGACAAGCTTGGCTGGGAATCAAGCCTTTCTTTTTCCGATCTGATAGGAATGATGGTTGAAGAAGATCTCAGGGTGATTCAGCGCACTAGCCCAACTATCCTCAGTTTGCCTACCCGTAGATTGGCGAAGACTGCATAA
- a CDS encoding TIGR03067 domain-containing protein encodes MKRLLVLTWVCLAFCSLQALPQDDKVAEEDKKFTGTWVVTAMEFGGSKVDEANYKEMTFTFKGKNYEQKLGDQLMEAGKQDLDPSKKPMHMDITVTDGETKGKKQLAIYEWDGNDKVKICAADHGDTTRPDKFETKEGSRSMIFELKRKKD; translated from the coding sequence ATGAAACGATTGCTGGTATTGACCTGGGTATGCCTGGCCTTCTGCAGCCTGCAGGCTTTGCCACAGGATGACAAAGTTGCTGAAGAAGACAAGAAATTCACAGGTACCTGGGTGGTGACTGCTATGGAATTTGGAGGAAGTAAGGTCGACGAAGCGAACTACAAGGAAATGACCTTCACATTTAAAGGCAAGAACTACGAACAAAAACTGGGCGATCAGTTGATGGAAGCTGGCAAACAGGACCTCGATCCCTCCAAAAAGCCCATGCACATGGATATCACCGTTACCGATGGTGAAACAAAAGGCAAGAAACAACTGGCTATCTACGAATGGGATGGCAACGACAAGGTAAAGATCTGTGCTGCAGATCATGGCGATACCACCAGGCCTGACAAGTTTGAAACCAAGGAAGGCAGCAGGAGCATGATCTTTGAATTGAAGCGTAAAAAAGACTAA